Proteins from a genomic interval of Chroococcidiopsis thermalis PCC 7203:
- a CDS encoding MBOAT family O-acyltransferase, which yields MLFTSPEFAIFFLITSIIYYLPFFQKQQPIIIIAGSFIFYGWNSSWLTGLLALSISINAIASFQIINLLNKRKKRLWMTLGIVGNLLILGFFKYGILITNFITTTFHISNVLTDSIITLLSDLPVPIGLSFYTFLSIGLLVDLTREQSFVLRGSYSKKISFRHHLLSTSLFMTFFPSLISGPISRASDFYAQIQPKFLKNIPWYDVLRSLIIGYYLKMVIADNLKDYTYWISFPYYQSLGTMTNIVLLVGYSIQIFADFAGYSLIAIGLAAALGYRLPQNFNFPYVSLSLSEFWRRWHISLSTWLRDYLYFPLGGNRKGKIRTYINLIVVMTLGGLWHGATWNYAVWGIFHGCGLAVERLLGVNQTSKEIQARSNSFWQQFLLDLIRWFLIFSFVSIGWIFFKLVNFDAAIDFFITLTRNIHQRLSLDLIVPTTLFALPVIISHSFYFLTYKYFSNHKLLKNISLKSGMDLVLGILLALTLLDAGSTDTFIYFQF from the coding sequence ATGTTATTTACAAGCCCAGAATTTGCTATTTTCTTTTTAATTACTTCTATAATTTATTACTTGCCGTTTTTTCAAAAACAGCAACCCATAATCATCATTGCTGGAAGTTTCATTTTCTACGGATGGAACTCCTCATGGCTTACTGGATTGCTAGCGCTATCAATTAGCATTAACGCGATTGCTAGTTTTCAAATAATCAACTTATTGAACAAACGCAAAAAACGCCTTTGGATGACTTTAGGCATAGTAGGAAACTTGCTTATTTTAGGTTTTTTTAAATACGGCATACTTATAACTAATTTTATTACTACTACTTTTCATATATCAAATGTTTTGACCGATAGCATTATCACCTTGCTATCCGATCTACCAGTACCTATTGGTTTATCTTTTTACACATTTTTATCTATTGGTTTACTAGTCGATCTTACTAGAGAACAAAGTTTCGTTTTAAGAGGAAGTTATAGCAAAAAAATCAGTTTCAGGCATCATCTTCTTAGCACGTCATTGTTTATGACTTTCTTTCCCAGCTTAATTTCAGGACCTATTTCAAGAGCAAGTGACTTTTATGCTCAAATTCAACCAAAATTTTTGAAGAATATACCTTGGTACGATGTTTTGCGATCGCTGATAATTGGCTATTATTTAAAAATGGTAATAGCTGACAATTTAAAGGATTACACGTACTGGATTAGCTTTCCTTACTATCAAAGCTTAGGAACTATGACAAATATAGTTCTATTAGTTGGCTACTCAATACAGATATTTGCAGATTTTGCTGGTTACTCATTAATAGCCATAGGTCTAGCTGCGGCTCTAGGTTATAGACTACCACAAAACTTTAATTTTCCTTATGTATCTCTCTCGCTGTCAGAATTTTGGAGACGCTGGCACATTTCATTATCAACATGGCTAAGAGACTATTTATACTTTCCTTTGGGAGGGAATAGAAAAGGTAAAATTAGAACCTATATCAACTTGATAGTCGTTATGACACTAGGCGGACTGTGGCATGGAGCAACATGGAACTATGCAGTATGGGGTATTTTCCACGGTTGCGGATTAGCTGTAGAAAGATTACTAGGTGTCAACCAAACATCAAAAGAAATACAAGCTCGGTCAAATTCTTTTTGGCAGCAATTCTTATTAGATTTAATTCGTTGGTTTCTGATCTTTAGCTTTGTTTCAATAGGTTGGATATTCTTCAAATTAGTTAATTTTGATGCTGCAATAGATTTTTTCATTACTTTAACTAGAAATATTCATCAAAGGTTGTCTCTCGACCTCATCGTTCCTACTACTTTATTTGCTTTACCAGTTATTATCTCGCACTCATTTTATTTCTTAACTTATAAATATTTTTCTAATCATAAACTACTAAAAAATATTTCATTAAAAAGTGGTATGGATTTAGTTTTAGGAATACTACTAGCACTGACTCTTCTCGATGCTGGCAGCACTGATACATTTATATACTTTCAGTTTTAG
- a CDS encoding class I SAM-dependent methyltransferase: MRALNVAKSAVKNFAFHKLGRCNVCGKISLFVCLDVDLARNNMYCMFCRSSSRKRHVAKIILSEVIQNTPSISCIPKKQSLKIYSTDTNDAFYKVLSNYDSYTSSIFSPNIKTGTEIHERVFCQNLEKLTFDNETFDLVITEDVFEHVRDYQRGFSEVNRVLKTGGYHIFTVPCYFDRPTLVRVDTSTDEDVYLLPPEYHGDKIRGKILAYRTFGIDLFHFLHSLGFETRVDFSNYSDQKLGIFNSYVFITRKVFHHESLSVATVDPSYYQLHSSGN; this comes from the coding sequence GTGCGAGCCTTAAATGTTGCTAAAAGTGCAGTAAAAAATTTTGCTTTTCACAAGTTGGGGAGATGTAATGTATGTGGAAAAATATCGTTATTCGTCTGCTTAGATGTGGATCTGGCACGCAATAATATGTACTGCATGTTTTGTCGTAGCTCGTCTAGAAAAAGACACGTTGCCAAAATCATTCTTAGTGAAGTTATTCAAAATACCCCTTCTATTTCTTGTATTCCAAAAAAACAAAGCTTAAAAATTTATAGTACTGACACGAACGATGCTTTTTATAAAGTATTAAGTAATTATGACTCATACACATCCTCAATTTTCTCACCTAATATCAAAACAGGAACGGAAATTCATGAAAGAGTATTCTGTCAAAATTTAGAAAAATTAACTTTTGATAATGAAACTTTCGATCTTGTCATCACAGAAGATGTATTTGAACATGTAAGAGATTATCAAAGAGGATTTTCTGAAGTCAATCGAGTTTTGAAAACAGGAGGTTATCATATTTTTACTGTTCCTTGTTATTTTGATAGACCGACTCTTGTTCGCGTTGACACTTCTACGGATGAGGACGTATATCTTTTGCCTCCCGAATATCATGGAGATAAAATTCGCGGCAAGATTTTAGCCTATAGAACTTTTGGAATCGATCTTTTTCATTTCTTACACTCGCTCGGATTTGAGACAAGAGTGGATTTTTCTAATTACTCCGACCAAAAACTAGGAATTTTTAACAGCTATGTTTTTATTACTAGAAAGGTTTTTCATCATGAAAGTCTCTCTGTCGCTACGGTAGATCCTAGTTATTATCAACTTCATTCCAGCGGAAATTAA
- the rfbA gene encoding glucose-1-phosphate thymidylyltransferase RfbA has translation MKGIILAGGSGTRLYPLTRVVSKQLMSVYDKPMIYYPLSILMLAGIREILIISTPNDLPLFQELLKDGSQWGLKFSYIEQPKPEGLAQAFILGQDFIQNEPVCLILGDNIFHGHGLSEILARASMLRKGGLIFGYPVKDPRQYGVVEFDPRGRAVSIEEKPLIPKSKYAVPGIYFYDSQVVKIATSLKPSARNELEITDVNSVYLNRGQLRVEVLGRGYAWLDTGTHESLHQAANFIQTLEERQGLKIACIEEIAYRQGYIDSVQLRYLAKPMLKSSYGRYLMELLDDESHVMTTLSELEQAFYALKG, from the coding sequence ATGAAAGGCATTATTTTAGCTGGTGGCTCTGGAACTCGACTTTATCCTTTAACTCGTGTTGTTAGTAAGCAGTTAATGTCTGTTTACGACAAACCAATGATTTACTATCCCTTATCCATACTAATGCTAGCGGGGATTAGAGAAATATTGATTATTTCTACACCTAACGATCTACCGCTGTTTCAAGAGTTATTGAAAGATGGTAGTCAGTGGGGATTGAAGTTTAGTTATATCGAACAGCCTAAACCTGAAGGGTTAGCGCAAGCTTTTATCTTAGGTCAAGATTTTATTCAAAACGAACCAGTTTGTCTGATTCTAGGTGATAACATTTTTCACGGACATGGGTTAAGTGAAATATTGGCTCGTGCTTCCATGCTTCGCAAAGGAGGATTAATATTTGGTTATCCAGTTAAAGACCCGCGACAATACGGTGTAGTTGAGTTCGATCCTCGCGGACGTGCTGTCAGTATTGAAGAAAAACCTCTCATTCCTAAGTCCAAGTATGCAGTACCTGGAATATACTTTTATGACTCTCAGGTAGTGAAAATCGCTACGAGCCTTAAGCCTTCTGCTCGTAATGAATTAGAAATTACAGATGTGAATTCAGTTTACCTTAACCGAGGTCAGCTAAGAGTAGAGGTTTTGGGTCGAGGATATGCTTGGTTGGATACAGGTACACACGAATCGTTGCATCAGGCAGCTAACTTTATTCAAACTTTAGAAGAACGGCAAGGACTCAAAATTGCTTGCATTGAAGAAATTGCCTATCGACAAGGATATATTGACTCAGTTCAGTTGCGCTACCTTGCTAAACCTATGCTCAAGAGTAGTTATGGAAGATATTTGATGGAGCTTCTAGACGATGAATCTCATGTGATGACGACACTCAGCGAGCTAGAGCAGGCATTTTATGCGCTTAAAGGATAG
- the rfbC gene encoding dTDP-4-dehydrorhamnose 3,5-epimerase — MRVIETAIPDVLIIEPHVFGDNRGFFYESYNEKAFWEKIGISARFVQDNHSRSTKNVLRGLHYQIQQPQGKLVRVVQGAVFDVAVDLRKQSKTFGQWVGAFLSAENNQQLWVPKGFAHGFMVLTEYVEFLYKTTDYYAPQHERCVLWNDPDLAIAWPLENEPVLSAKDRAGKLLREAEVFA; from the coding sequence ATGAGAGTTATAGAAACTGCCATTCCTGACGTTCTCATAATTGAGCCGCACGTGTTCGGAGATAACCGAGGCTTCTTTTACGAAAGCTATAACGAAAAGGCTTTTTGGGAAAAAATCGGCATTTCAGCTCGTTTTGTCCAAGACAATCATTCTCGCTCTACCAAGAATGTATTGCGTGGTCTGCACTATCAAATTCAGCAACCTCAAGGCAAGCTTGTAAGAGTTGTACAAGGAGCCGTATTTGATGTTGCGGTAGATTTAAGAAAGCAATCGAAGACTTTCGGTCAATGGGTAGGAGCCTTTTTAAGTGCAGAAAATAACCAGCAGCTTTGGGTTCCTAAAGGCTTTGCTCACGGGTTTATGGTACTCACTGAATACGTAGAGTTTTTATATAAAACCACAGATTATTATGCTCCACAGCACGAACGCTGTGTTTTGTGGAACGATCCCGATCTGGCGATCGCTTGGCCTCTTGAAAATGAGCCAGTTCTATCTGCCAAAGATCGAGCTGGGAAATTGCTACGAGAAGCAGAGGTATTTGCATGA
- the rfbD gene encoding dTDP-4-dehydrorhamnose reductase — MKILLTGLTGQVGWELQQTLMPLGKVISTGRSTSQRALQMDLAQPDTIRRTLREVKPTLIVNAAAYTSVDKAELDSDTAMAVNGIAPGIIAEEAKLLGAAVIHYSTDYVFDGKKSTAYTELDLPNPQNVYGKTKLIGEQAIEAVGGSYSILRTSWVYSRHRNNFLLTILRLAQEREELRVVNDQVGSPTWSRLIAEATAQILFQATKHNLYDFLAHKSGIYHLSATGQVSWYGFAKAILEQERKFNTFKLQRLVAIASEQYSTPAKRPAYSVLNNQKLSDTFGIVLPNWQRTLQLLLTPEAIAS, encoded by the coding sequence ATGAAAATTCTATTGACAGGTCTAACTGGGCAAGTAGGTTGGGAACTACAGCAGACCTTAATGCCTTTGGGTAAAGTCATCTCTACAGGACGCAGCACCAGTCAAAGAGCGCTGCAAATGGATTTGGCTCAACCAGACACTATTCGTCGGACGCTGCGCGAAGTTAAACCCACCTTAATTGTTAACGCTGCTGCGTATACATCTGTGGACAAAGCTGAATTAGATTCGGATACAGCAATGGCAGTGAATGGAATTGCCCCTGGCATCATTGCAGAAGAAGCAAAATTACTAGGTGCAGCAGTCATTCACTATTCAACAGACTACGTGTTTGATGGTAAAAAAAGTACAGCATACACCGAGCTGGATTTACCCAACCCTCAAAATGTTTATGGTAAAACCAAACTCATAGGCGAGCAGGCTATTGAGGCAGTGGGTGGCTCGTATTCTATCCTTCGCACTAGTTGGGTATATAGCCGACATCGGAACAATTTTCTGCTGACAATCCTGCGGCTAGCTCAGGAACGAGAGGAATTGCGAGTCGTTAACGACCAAGTTGGATCTCCCACCTGGAGTCGCTTAATTGCTGAAGCTACAGCACAAATTTTATTTCAAGCCACAAAACACAATCTATATGATTTCTTAGCTCATAAAAGTGGGATATATCACTTGAGTGCTACGGGACAAGTTAGTTGGTATGGTTTTGCTAAAGCGATTCTCGAACAAGAGCGAAAGTTTAACACGTTCAAGTTACAGAGGTTAGTCGCGATCGCCTCAGAGCAGTATTCTACACCAGCAAAGCGACCGGCTTATTCTGTATTGAACAATCAAAAGTTATCTGACACATTCGGGATCGTATTACCAAACTGGCAAAGAACCCTACAGTTGTTACTAACTCCAGAAGCGATCGCGAGTTAA
- a CDS encoding glycosyltransferase family 2 protein, whose translation MLSIVIPLFNEEENIPKLYERIVGASPTWNSAFEAILVDDGSTDRTLSLLRKLYQKDSRFKYISFSRNFGHQTAVSAGLRYTTGDVIAVIDADLQDPPEELYRFLDKWRQGYQVVYGVRTKRKENIFKRSAYYIFYRILAWCSSIKIPLDSGDFCIMDRTIVDWLNVMPERNRFVRGLRSWIGYRQIGIPYERHKRFAGEVKYTFQKLLRLALDGMIDFSYRPLQVSGIFGLFICFFSLVSIVFFFLHRILGFRVFGYSPQDVPGFTSLILATLFLGGAQLTTLGLFGEYLGRIFDEVKQRPLYIVKEQDGFETKKEAYNTATLLPGDIRI comes from the coding sequence ATGCTGTCAATTGTAATCCCACTTTTCAACGAAGAAGAGAATATTCCGAAGCTCTACGAGCGTATCGTTGGTGCTTCCCCTACTTGGAATTCTGCGTTTGAAGCCATCCTCGTAGATGATGGAAGTACCGATCGAACTCTTTCTCTTTTACGCAAACTCTATCAAAAAGATTCGCGTTTTAAGTATATTAGTTTTTCTCGTAACTTTGGTCATCAAACAGCTGTCAGTGCAGGTCTTCGTTATACAACTGGCGATGTGATAGCTGTCATAGATGCTGACTTGCAAGATCCTCCTGAAGAACTTTACCGCTTTTTAGATAAGTGGCGACAAGGATATCAAGTAGTTTACGGAGTTAGAACTAAAAGAAAAGAAAATATCTTCAAACGCTCTGCTTACTACATTTTTTACCGCATACTAGCGTGGTGTTCGTCTATTAAGATCCCCTTAGATTCAGGAGATTTTTGCATTATGGATAGAACCATCGTGGATTGGTTGAATGTCATGCCCGAACGCAATCGTTTTGTCCGAGGACTGCGCTCTTGGATAGGTTATCGGCAAATTGGTATTCCCTACGAACGACATAAGCGTTTTGCTGGAGAGGTAAAATATACGTTTCAGAAACTTTTGCGTCTTGCCCTGGATGGCATGATCGACTTCTCCTATCGACCTTTACAAGTTAGTGGCATTTTCGGTCTATTCATTTGTTTCTTTTCCTTAGTAAGTATTGTATTCTTTTTCCTGCATCGGATTTTAGGATTTAGGGTTTTCGGCTATTCTCCTCAAGATGTACCAGGCTTTACATCTTTGATTTTAGCAACTTTATTTCTTGGAGGCGCTCAACTAACAACGTTGGGACTTTTTGGTGAGTATCTAGGGCGAATTTTTGATGAGGTGAAGCAACGTCCACTCTATATTGTCAAAGAACAGGATGGTTTTGAAACTAAAAAAGAGGCTTACAATACTGCGACACTTCTCCCAGGAGATATTAGAATTTGA
- a CDS encoding lysylphosphatidylglycerol synthase transmembrane domain-containing protein, translated as MKRNSLVWLGWLISFIFLYFVFHRLDWVSVIEAFNKVSLSTLITMVGVYCLGFIIRAWRWKFLLPHRVSMGDSLGAVVLGYGANNILPARLGEIVRAQAIGKSCQISRSFALASILVERIFDGLVLVGLLYLGTRNSSIPTWVSSVGVLGLAIFGGALTIVMLLTLTRSLWDTKTNILPSTKLQNFLQQFAKGLTLVWRTPFLPLTILGLSLTIWLVEGIVFHIAIQAFELEVPLTAPLFVMGLVNLGILAPTAPGYLGAFQYFGTLALNVWQVPSETALACIVVIHACQYLPITIWGLSYIPYFGFTSLTKLKSEIE; from the coding sequence TTGAAACGCAATTCACTAGTTTGGTTAGGGTGGTTAATTAGTTTTATTTTTCTCTACTTTGTTTTCCATAGATTGGATTGGGTATCGGTAATAGAGGCTTTTAATAAAGTTTCTTTATCTACTCTCATAACGATGGTAGGAGTATATTGTTTAGGATTCATCATCAGAGCGTGGCGCTGGAAATTTTTACTTCCTCATAGAGTTTCTATGGGTGATTCTTTGGGAGCAGTAGTTTTAGGATATGGAGCCAATAATATCTTACCAGCTCGTTTAGGTGAAATTGTTAGGGCGCAGGCGATCGGTAAAAGTTGTCAAATTAGTCGCTCTTTTGCTCTAGCCAGTATCCTAGTCGAACGTATTTTTGATGGTTTAGTGCTAGTAGGATTGTTATATTTGGGAACGAGAAACAGTAGCATTCCTACATGGGTTTCGTCAGTAGGAGTTTTAGGACTCGCTATCTTTGGAGGAGCGTTAACAATAGTCATGCTGTTAACTTTGACTCGTTCTCTATGGGATACAAAAACTAATATTTTACCTTCGACAAAGTTACAAAATTTTCTCCAGCAGTTTGCCAAAGGATTAACATTAGTGTGGCGAACTCCATTCCTTCCTTTAACTATATTAGGATTGAGCCTTACTATTTGGTTAGTGGAGGGAATCGTTTTCCATATTGCTATTCAAGCTTTTGAACTGGAAGTGCCGCTAACAGCTCCCTTATTTGTAATGGGGTTAGTCAATTTAGGCATCCTAGCTCCAACTGCTCCAGGATATTTAGGAGCTTTTCAATATTTCGGAACGCTAGCTCTAAATGTTTGGCAAGTGCCATCAGAAACAGCTTTAGCCTGTATTGTAGTCATTCATGCCTGTCAGTATTTACCTATAACAATCTGGGGATTGAGCTACATTCCTTACTTTGGCTTTACGTCATTAACAAAGCTGAAAAGTGAAATTGAGTAA
- a CDS encoding NAD(P)/FAD-dependent oxidoreductase → MNLLIIGGGATGLASAYIAAKRGEKVTLLEASSKLGGLLSTFDIGGTKLECFYHHFFTHDAEINWLLKELNLSQDVRFVETKMGMYRYGNIHPFTTTKDLLQFPKLSLLDKIRFGLTSLFLSKQRKWQKYENISALEWFYKWAGRRVTNTIWYPMLEIKFGEYAAKIPLAWMIGRMTQRLKSRSKGKEKLGYLKGSLQRLVDALEVKLREKKVIIFKNTPVTELLFENDRVIGVKTPQGEFRADKILVTIPTIYLAKLIPSKFSNYRKQLEKIEYFGAICVVVVTEKPLSNIYWLNVGDPGFDFGGVIEQTNFLSPKEYQGLHVTYLSRYATWREPILSKSDPEIISLFKKQLQSIYPDLETKGIKDIQVFRTKTAATVCDKNFSDKIPAYKTPIPNLYIASMAHVYPDERSVNNSIKVALNADAVLQIS, encoded by the coding sequence ATGAATCTATTAATTATCGGAGGTGGTGCAACTGGCTTAGCATCTGCCTACATCGCAGCTAAACGTGGTGAAAAAGTAACTTTATTAGAGGCTTCTAGTAAGCTAGGAGGACTATTATCAACTTTTGACATTGGAGGAACAAAGCTCGAATGCTTTTATCATCACTTTTTTACTCACGACGCAGAGATTAACTGGCTACTAAAAGAACTAAATCTTTCTCAAGATGTACGATTTGTTGAAACAAAAATGGGCATGTATCGTTATGGAAATATTCATCCTTTCACAACAACAAAAGATTTATTACAATTTCCAAAATTAAGCTTATTAGATAAAATCCGCTTTGGGCTAACTAGTTTATTTCTATCTAAACAAAGAAAGTGGCAAAAATATGAAAATATTTCTGCTTTAGAGTGGTTTTATAAGTGGGCAGGGAGACGGGTTACCAATACTATTTGGTATCCAATGCTTGAAATTAAATTTGGTGAATACGCCGCTAAGATTCCACTTGCTTGGATGATTGGACGAATGACACAGAGGTTGAAATCTCGCTCCAAAGGAAAAGAAAAACTAGGATATTTAAAGGGAAGTCTACAAAGATTAGTTGATGCGCTTGAGGTTAAACTTAGAGAAAAGAAAGTAATTATTTTCAAAAATACTCCAGTCACAGAGCTACTCTTCGAGAACGATCGCGTTATAGGTGTAAAAACTCCTCAAGGAGAGTTTAGAGCTGATAAAATATTAGTCACTATTCCCACCATTTATTTAGCTAAGCTCATTCCAAGCAAATTTTCTAACTATCGCAAACAGCTAGAAAAAATTGAATATTTTGGGGCTATCTGCGTCGTTGTTGTTACAGAAAAACCTTTAAGTAACATCTATTGGTTAAATGTCGGAGATCCTGGTTTTGATTTTGGAGGCGTAATCGAGCAAACGAACTTTTTATCTCCAAAGGAATATCAAGGGTTACACGTCACGTATTTATCTAGATATGCTACTTGGAGGGAACCAATATTATCTAAAAGCGATCCAGAAATTATTAGTCTTTTTAAGAAACAGCTACAGTCAATTTATCCCGATCTAGAAACTAAAGGAATTAAAGATATCCAAGTCTTTCGCACAAAAACAGCTGCTACGGTTTGCGATAAAAATTTTTCTGACAAGATTCCAGCTTACAAAACTCCAATTCCCAATCTTTATATAGCTAGCATGGCACACGTATATCCAGATGAAAGGAGCGTGAATAATAGTATAAAAGTAGCACTCAATGCAGATGCTGTATTGCAAATTTCTTAA
- a CDS encoding APC family permease: MKVNDVVETDSLKRVFGLPTLVVYGVGDILGAGIYAVVGKIAGLSGTLVWASFLTAMIVAAFTALSYAELGSRFPQSGGVACFVHRAFRIDWLSILVGWLMFCTCLVSMATLSKAFAGYLNAFAPAIPDWLIIIALFSVLAYVNFRGMKESSALNIFCTSVEVSGLLIVILVSTLFLSGGGTVNPAAVPNAPAIGWTAVIQGAALAFYAFIGFEDIVNVAEEVKNPERNVPRAILLALAIAGVVYILVSWLAIQVLNPSDLAASSAPLLDVVRRAQPNFPQVIFTIIALFAVLNTALLNFVTASRLLFGMSREGLLPAWLGKLHRRRATPYRTLLVILPIAIFLALSGTLQFLAGTTATLILAMFCLVNLSLLSIKRREPETSGFRVPYIIPAIALLFDLVLVAFASPASHILALIFAGIGMLLILIQKAFRKGHIPST; this comes from the coding sequence ATGAAAGTAAATGATGTAGTAGAAACAGATTCGCTCAAGCGAGTGTTTGGATTGCCAACTCTGGTTGTCTATGGAGTAGGTGACATTCTGGGTGCGGGAATTTATGCAGTAGTCGGAAAAATTGCTGGACTTTCCGGTACTTTGGTTTGGGCTTCGTTCTTGACCGCTATGATTGTCGCGGCATTCACGGCTTTAAGTTACGCCGAACTAGGCAGTCGATTTCCACAAAGTGGTGGAGTCGCCTGCTTTGTCCACAGGGCGTTTCGCATTGACTGGCTCTCGATCCTGGTTGGCTGGCTGATGTTTTGTACCTGCTTGGTTTCAATGGCAACGCTCTCGAAAGCATTTGCAGGCTATCTCAACGCTTTTGCGCCAGCTATTCCAGATTGGCTGATTATCATAGCGCTTTTTTCTGTGCTGGCATATGTCAATTTCAGAGGCATGAAGGAATCCTCGGCTCTGAATATCTTTTGCACCTCTGTCGAGGTTTCGGGTCTTTTGATTGTAATTTTGGTTTCAACCTTGTTTTTGAGCGGTGGTGGCACGGTTAATCCTGCTGCTGTTCCCAACGCGCCAGCAATCGGTTGGACGGCAGTGATTCAGGGAGCAGCACTGGCTTTCTATGCCTTCATTGGATTTGAGGATATTGTCAATGTGGCGGAAGAAGTCAAAAATCCCGAACGCAACGTGCCAAGAGCAATCTTACTTGCTTTGGCGATCGCGGGTGTCGTCTATATACTCGTCTCCTGGCTGGCAATTCAGGTACTCAATCCCTCAGATCTTGCTGCTTCTAGCGCTCCGCTACTGGATGTGGTGCGTCGAGCGCAGCCCAATTTTCCCCAGGTCATTTTTACAATCATTGCTCTGTTTGCCGTACTCAATACGGCGCTGCTCAATTTTGTCACAGCATCGCGGCTGTTGTTTGGGATGTCGCGTGAAGGACTGCTACCAGCTTGGTTAGGAAAATTACATCGACGTAGAGCCACGCCTTATCGAACGCTGTTGGTCATTTTACCCATTGCCATTTTTCTAGCGCTCTCCGGGACACTGCAATTTTTAGCAGGAACCACTGCCACCTTGATTCTGGCAATGTTTTGTCTGGTCAACCTTTCACTACTGTCGATCAAACGTCGAGAACCTGAAACTAGTGGGTTTCGGGTTCCTTATATAATTCCGGCGATCGCGTTACTGTTCGATCTCGTTTTGGTGGCTTTTGCTTCTCCTGCAAGTCACATTTTGGCGTTGATATTTGCAGGAATTGGAATGCTTTTAATTCTGATCCAAAAGGCTTTCCGAAAAGGACACATACCAAGCACTTAG
- a CDS encoding type II toxin-antitoxin system Phd/YefM family antitoxin translates to MEEAMDAVSTSEARTNLFSLVDRVSETHKPILITGKRNSAVLISQEDWNSIQETMYLLSIPGMKESIKDGMATPVEECISWEDLKRELADSIDEASS, encoded by the coding sequence ATGGAAGAAGCAATGGATGCTGTTTCTACATCTGAGGCTCGCACCAACTTATTTAGTCTCGTAGATCGAGTATCGGAAACTCACAAACCAATCCTGATTACAGGCAAGCGAAACAGCGCCGTTCTCATCTCTCAAGAAGACTGGAACTCTATCCAAGAGACTATGTACTTGCTGTCAATACCTGGAATGAAGGAGTCAATTAAAGACGGGATGGCAACTCCAGTCGAAGAATGTATCTCTTGGGAGGATCTCAAGCGTGAGCTGGCAGATTCGATTGACGAAGCAAGCAGCTAA
- a CDS encoding Txe/YoeB family addiction module toxin, with product MSWQIRLTKQAAKDAVKLRSVGLFDKMEQLLDILADNPFTNPPPYEKLSGDLEGAYSRRINIKHRLVYEVIKEAKTVKILRMWSHYE from the coding sequence GTGAGCTGGCAGATTCGATTGACGAAGCAAGCAGCTAAGGATGCAGTTAAATTACGCTCTGTTGGGCTTTTTGATAAAATGGAGCAACTCTTAGATATTTTAGCTGACAATCCTTTTACCAACCCTCCCCCATATGAGAAATTGAGCGGCGATCTGGAAGGAGCTTATTCTCGTCGTATCAACATCAAACACCGATTAGTGTACGAAGTCATCAAAGAAGCGAAAACAGTCAAGATCTTGAGGATGTGGTCGCATTACGAATAA
- the psb28 gene encoding photosystem II reaction center protein Psb28 gives MTSVAAIYFFEGIPEELSNVSLRRDRRSGVRSVLLRFEQLKSLERFNSFTKKFNNFVRLVDEEGEIQVTPDSTKFIFGGMDGDEFQRLDCTFAIEQEDHWERFMRFMNRYAEANGMAFSESNK, from the coding sequence ATGACTTCTGTAGCTGCAATTTATTTCTTTGAAGGGATTCCCGAAGAACTGAGTAACGTTAGCTTACGCCGCGATCGCCGTTCGGGAGTTCGTTCGGTTTTACTGCGCTTTGAGCAACTCAAATCTTTGGAAAGATTCAATAGTTTTACCAAAAAATTTAATAACTTCGTGCGTTTGGTCGATGAAGAAGGTGAAATCCAAGTCACGCCTGACTCGACAAAATTCATTTTTGGTGGCATGGACGGAGATGAATTTCAACGCTTAGATTGTACATTTGCGATCGAGCAAGAAGACCACTGGGAGAGATTTATGCGGTTTATGAATCGCTATGCAGAGGCTAACGGTATGGCTTTCAGCGAATCAAATAAATAG